A portion of the Micromonospora vinacea genome contains these proteins:
- a CDS encoding helix-turn-helix domain-containing protein, which produces MTPPAPPRPAQLGPLLARCRLDRGWSQQRAAAELCAAAGVPTLSRHEISRWERQRRVPGGFWLGWLAVVLDVPLVALAEAAAATRRAGSTRATGPGRAAVAGARPSGRTGPGRTSRTTRGSGARNMTTS; this is translated from the coding sequence ATGACCCCGCCCGCACCGCCGCGTCCCGCGCAGCTCGGGCCGCTGCTGGCTCGCTGCCGACTCGACCGGGGCTGGAGCCAGCAGCGAGCCGCCGCCGAGCTGTGCGCCGCCGCCGGGGTGCCGACGTTGAGTCGGCACGAGATTTCCCGGTGGGAACGACAGCGTCGCGTGCCGGGCGGTTTCTGGCTCGGCTGGCTCGCCGTCGTCCTGGACGTGCCGCTGGTGGCGCTCGCCGAGGCCGCCGCGGCCACCCGAAGGGCCGGCTCGACGAGGGCCACCGGGCCGGGCCGCGCCGCGGTGGCCGGCGCGCGACCGAGTGGGCGCACGGGTCCCGGCCGCACCAGCCGGACTACGCGTGGCAGTGGAGCACGAAACATGACGACCAGCTAG
- the metF gene encoding methylenetetrahydrofolate reductase [NAD(P)H], which translates to MALGLPSVLPNPQPAIGELIREHQPTFSFEFFPPKTEAGEQLLWQAIRELESLRPSFVSITYGAGGSTRDTTVAVTERIATETTLLPMAHLTAVNHSVAELRHVVGRLAGVGVRNVLAVRGDPPGNPGGEWIRHPEGVDYAEDLVRLVRDAGDFSVGVAAFPYKHPRSPDVASDTAQFVRKCRAGAEFAVTQMFFDADDYLRLRDRVAAAGCDTPILAGVMPVTQFSTIERSVQLSGAPFPPALAARFERVADDPDAVRRLGIEQASEMCRRLLDEGVPGIHFITLNRSTATREVWQNLKVGARV; encoded by the coding sequence GTGGCGCTCGGTCTTCCCTCGGTACTCCCCAATCCCCAGCCGGCGATCGGGGAGCTCATCCGTGAGCACCAGCCGACCTTCTCGTTCGAGTTCTTCCCGCCCAAGACCGAGGCGGGGGAGCAGCTGCTCTGGCAGGCCATCCGCGAGTTGGAGTCCCTGCGCCCGTCGTTCGTGTCGATCACGTACGGCGCCGGTGGTTCGACGCGGGACACCACAGTTGCGGTGACCGAGCGGATCGCCACCGAGACCACCCTGCTGCCGATGGCCCACCTGACAGCGGTCAACCACTCCGTCGCCGAGCTGCGGCACGTGGTCGGCCGGCTCGCCGGGGTGGGCGTGCGCAACGTGCTGGCCGTTCGTGGCGACCCCCCGGGCAACCCGGGCGGTGAGTGGATCCGTCACCCCGAGGGCGTGGACTACGCCGAGGACCTGGTCCGGCTGGTGCGTGACGCCGGCGACTTCAGCGTCGGCGTGGCCGCCTTCCCGTACAAGCACCCCCGCTCGCCCGATGTGGCCAGCGACACCGCCCAGTTCGTCCGCAAGTGTCGGGCCGGCGCGGAGTTCGCGGTCACGCAGATGTTCTTCGACGCCGACGACTACCTGCGGCTACGTGACCGGGTGGCGGCTGCTGGCTGTGACACCCCGATCCTGGCGGGCGTGATGCCGGTGACCCAGTTCAGCACCATCGAGCGGTCCGTGCAGCTGTCCGGTGCGCCGTTCCCACCGGCGTTGGCGGCCCGCTTCGAACGCGTCGCCGACGACCCGGACGCCGTCCGCCGGCTCGGCATCGAGCAGGCCAGCGAGATGTGCCGCCGACTGTTGGACGAGGGCGTGCCGGGAATCCACTTCATCACCCTCAACCGGTCCACAGCGACCCGCGAGGTCTGGCAGAACCTGAAGGTCGGCGCCCGCGTGTGA
- a CDS encoding polyprenyl synthetase family protein, which yields MTHAAPVSPVDRAGLRERVDKALTEFLAGQRIRLAAVDDALGPVAEAIEAFVLGGGKRLRPAFAYWGFRGAGGVDGDQVLTALAALEFVQASALIHDDLMDRSDTRRGEPAIHRRFATRHREAGWGGDPDGFGDAAAILLGDLCLVWSDELLHSAGLDLWSLARARPVFDEMRTEVTVGQYLDVLTQVTGDTSVERASKVARYKSAKYTVERPMLLGAALADAPEDVRTAYSAYGLPLGEAFQLRDDVLGVFGDPALTGKPAGDDLREGKRTYLVAAAVEATDDAGRELLLGRLGDPELDEQGVTRLREVISGSGALARTEQRIVTLTDTALAALTAIDLETEARQALVDLAIAATRRAD from the coding sequence GTGACCCACGCTGCTCCCGTGTCCCCCGTCGACCGCGCCGGCCTGCGGGAGCGGGTCGACAAGGCCCTCACCGAGTTCCTGGCCGGCCAGCGGATCCGCCTCGCCGCCGTGGACGACGCGCTGGGCCCGGTGGCCGAGGCGATCGAGGCGTTCGTGCTCGGCGGCGGCAAGCGGCTGCGTCCGGCATTCGCGTACTGGGGGTTCCGGGGGGCCGGCGGGGTGGACGGCGACCAGGTGCTCACCGCCCTGGCCGCGCTGGAGTTCGTCCAGGCCAGCGCCCTGATCCACGACGACCTGATGGACCGCTCCGACACCCGCCGGGGCGAGCCGGCGATACACCGGCGCTTCGCCACCCGACACCGGGAGGCCGGCTGGGGCGGCGACCCGGACGGTTTCGGCGACGCCGCGGCCATCCTGCTCGGCGACCTCTGCCTGGTCTGGTCCGACGAGCTGCTGCACTCCGCCGGCCTGGACCTGTGGTCGTTGGCCCGGGCCCGTCCGGTCTTCGACGAGATGCGCACCGAGGTCACCGTCGGGCAGTACCTCGACGTGCTGACGCAGGTCACCGGGGACACCTCGGTGGAACGGGCCAGCAAGGTCGCCCGGTACAAGTCAGCGAAGTACACCGTCGAGCGTCCGATGCTGCTCGGCGCCGCGCTTGCCGACGCGCCGGAGGACGTGCGGACGGCCTACTCGGCGTACGGGCTGCCGTTGGGCGAGGCGTTCCAGCTCCGCGACGACGTGCTCGGGGTCTTCGGTGACCCGGCGCTGACCGGCAAGCCGGCCGGGGACGACCTGCGCGAGGGCAAGCGCACCTACCTGGTGGCGGCGGCGGTGGAGGCCACCGACGACGCGGGCCGCGAGCTGCTGCTCGGCCGGCTCGGCGACCCGGAGCTGGACGAGCAGGGGGTGACCCGGCTCCGCGAGGTGATCTCGGGTAGTGGGGCTCTGGCCCGTACCGAGCAGCGGATCGTCACGCTCACCGACACCGCCCTGGCCGCCCTGACCGCCATCGACCTGGAGACCGAGGCCCGCCAAGCCCTGGTAGACCTGGCCATAGCCGCAACCCGCCGAGCCGACTGA
- a CDS encoding Rv2175c family DNA-binding protein: MTEPVPDQAAPGLELAGPTDPAGWLTLPDVAERLDVSISKVHQMIRDRELLAVRRDGVRRIPAELVANETVLKHLPGVLNLLADNGYDDEAALRWLYEPDDTLPGATPAAALSGDQAREVKRRAQAQGF; the protein is encoded by the coding sequence GTGACCGAACCCGTACCCGACCAGGCCGCGCCCGGCCTGGAGCTCGCCGGACCCACCGACCCGGCCGGCTGGTTGACCCTGCCCGACGTCGCCGAACGCCTCGACGTGTCGATCAGCAAGGTGCACCAGATGATCCGTGACCGTGAGCTGTTGGCGGTCCGCCGCGACGGCGTCCGCCGGATCCCGGCCGAGCTGGTCGCCAACGAGACCGTGCTCAAGCACCTGCCCGGCGTGCTCAACCTGCTCGCCGACAACGGCTACGACGACGAGGCCGCCCTGCGCTGGCTCTACGAGCCGGACGACACCCTCCCCGGCGCCACCCCGGCCGCCGCCCTCTCCGGCGACCAGGCCCGCGAGGTGAAACGCCGAGCCCAAGCCCAAGGCTTCTAA
- a CDS encoding CDP-alcohol phosphatidyltransferase family protein codes for MVGTQLNWDQYATAWARLHGGFDPRVAAPVVRAWLRFAYHVGYVLGRLRVSPTAVTVAGVLLCFCVPLLVGRPGDGPFLGALFVLLAAVADSVDGAVAVATGRTTRLGYVYDSVADRLGEVAWLLAFWLVGAPGGLVVAGGALSWLHEYVRARAVAAGMREIGAVTVGERPTRVSVALAGLLVAGLAGLIEPDLAAGTITMATAVWVLLAGFGLGQLLSSIRRALLDAD; via the coding sequence GTGGTGGGCACACAGCTGAACTGGGATCAGTACGCCACGGCGTGGGCGCGGTTGCACGGCGGGTTCGACCCTCGGGTCGCGGCGCCGGTGGTGCGCGCCTGGCTGCGATTCGCGTACCACGTCGGATATGTGCTGGGCCGGCTGCGGGTCAGCCCCACCGCGGTCACAGTGGCCGGGGTGCTGCTCTGCTTCTGCGTACCGTTGCTGGTGGGTCGGCCGGGGGACGGGCCGTTCCTCGGCGCGCTGTTCGTGCTGCTCGCCGCCGTGGCGGACAGCGTGGACGGTGCGGTGGCGGTCGCCACCGGTCGCACCACCCGGCTCGGCTACGTCTACGACTCGGTCGCCGACCGGCTCGGTGAGGTGGCGTGGCTGCTGGCGTTCTGGCTGGTGGGCGCGCCGGGCGGGCTGGTCGTCGCGGGCGGCGCGCTGTCCTGGTTGCACGAGTACGTCCGAGCGCGTGCGGTCGCCGCCGGCATGCGGGAGATCGGCGCGGTGACGGTGGGCGAACGCCCCACCCGGGTTTCGGTGGCGCTGGCCGGTTTGCTGGTCGCCGGGCTGGCCGGGCTGATCGAGCCGGACCTGGCCGCCGGCACCATCACCATGGCGACAGCGGTCTGGGTGCTGCTGGCCGGTTTCGGCCTGGGGCAACTGCTCTCCAGCATCCGCCGCGCCCTGCTCGACGCCGACTGA